A stretch of Pseudomonas sp. LRP2-20 DNA encodes these proteins:
- a CDS encoding DUF4136 domain-containing protein yields the protein MPYRLLCLALLPLTLAACQASNPYVASSRPLPPAPAQAANTFDASAYPAPPRDYGHYRSWSWRNGQLPSGNADADPAQIADAVSGALDQHGLRPARGTTGDLLVSADMRLERRLRQVRDYDSYDPYYGPYPYGGVGFGGYRNGYGAYGSVPVVRTYEVEVMVVRIDLFDARNGQPVWSASAESGSDKGSPRDRETALRESVHKALSGYPPS from the coding sequence ATGCCGTACCGTCTGTTGTGCCTGGCCCTGCTGCCGCTCACCCTGGCCGCCTGCCAGGCCAGCAACCCCTACGTGGCCAGCAGCCGCCCGCTGCCGCCGGCCCCTGCGCAAGCGGCCAACACCTTCGATGCCAGTGCCTACCCGGCACCGCCACGCGATTACGGGCACTACCGCAGCTGGAGCTGGCGCAACGGCCAGCTGCCAAGCGGCAATGCCGACGCCGACCCGGCGCAGATTGCCGACGCCGTCAGCGGCGCCCTTGACCAACACGGCCTGCGCCCTGCCCGGGGCACTACCGGCGACTTGCTGGTGAGCGCCGACATGCGCCTGGAGCGGCGTTTGCGCCAGGTGCGTGACTATGACTCTTACGATCCCTATTACGGCCCGTATCCCTACGGCGGTGTCGGCTTTGGCGGCTACCGCAACGGTTACGGCGCCTACGGCAGCGTGCCGGTCGTACGCACCTACGAAGTGGAGGTGATGGTGGTGCGCATCGACCTGTTCGATGCCCGCAATGGCCAGCCGGTGTGGAGCGCCAGCGCAGAAAGCGGCAGCGACAAAGGCTCGCCGCGCGATCGCGAGACCGCCCTGCGCGAATCGGTTCACAAGGCACTCAGCGGCTATCCTCCCAGTTAA